The Pandoraea vervacti DNA window TGTCGCCCAGTGGCGAAAATGAGGTACACCCAAACGTGTGGTCATAACGAATGGCCCGACAGGGATACCGACGTGTGAATGAGTGGAGACGCCCCAAAACGTGTAAATGACGTCAATCGCGCGGGCCGCGGAGACTGCGCGCGCCGTGCGAAAAATCGTCGAGCAGCGGCACGATGGCCAGCATGACGAGCACGACCGCAAGCGGAATCGTCGAGACGAAGCCGAGGTACTTGAAACCCAATGCGCCCGTGAGTCCCCCCAGAAAGAACATCCCCAGCAAGGCGCAGAGCAGCCGCAGCTTCTGCCGGTCCCCCGTCACGCGCGGGAGGTCCTGCGCCACGCCTGGCCGGTTCCAGTACCCCATCTTGCCCAGCTCGATGCCGATGTCCGTGACCAGCCCGGTGACATGCGTCGTGCGGATTTCGGCACGCGATATTTTGGTGATGATGGCGTTCTGCAACCCCATCACGTAGCACAGCAATCCCACGGTGGCGGGCACGTAGAACCAGCGCTGATCTTCGAGATTGGCGCCCATCACGCCGAAGCTCAGCAACAGGAGCGCTTCGAACATGAGCGGCGCCGCGTATTCGCTGTGCGTATGGTGTCGCCGCCCCCAGTGAATCAGCACGGCCGACGTGGCGGCGCCGAACAGAAACGCCAGCAAGGCGCTCAACCCGGCGAGCACGAACACCAACTGCCCCAGAACCAGATTGTCGGAGAGCGACGCCACGATGCCCGACATGTGAGACGTGTATTGTCCCACGGCGAGAAAGCCCCCCGCGTTCGCCGCGCCCGCCACGAAGGCGAGCGAGCAGCCCAGACGTCGGTTCGTGGCGTCGGTGCGCACTGGCTGGGTGAAACCGCGTAGATAGTTGATGGGCATGGCGCGTGAGGCTCCCGGGCATCGCACTTGGGGTATTCTAATGCGCGTGGACGCAAAGTCGACGCCAATCTCCCGCAACGGCCCTGACGACATCGCGGCGCGGGCCCAATGATATGGGGACCTAACAAAATAATGACAGAGTGTTACGCGTACATCAGCCGTGCCCTGCCTGACCTCGATCCGGTCGCGCTTTCGAAAATCATCGTCCATTCGCGCGGGTTTAACGAGGCCCACGGCGTAACCGGCGTGCTGCTCTACGACGGCGCCACCTTCTATCAGTACATCGAAGGTCCCGCCAACGCCGTGTCGGATGCCCGCGAGCGGATCGAAGCCTCACGTCATCATGGCGCGATTCAGGTGCTGCTCGACGGCACACCCCGCAATCCCGGCGCATTTTCGACGTGGAGCCTCGGCTACCT harbors:
- a CDS encoding YoaK family protein produces the protein MPINYLRGFTQPVRTDATNRRLGCSLAFVAGAANAGGFLAVGQYTSHMSGIVASLSDNLVLGQLVFVLAGLSALLAFLFGAATSAVLIHWGRRHHTHSEYAAPLMFEALLLLSFGVMGANLEDQRWFYVPATVGLLCYVMGLQNAIITKISRAEIRTTHVTGLVTDIGIELGKMGYWNRPGVAQDLPRVTGDRQKLRLLCALLGMFFLGGLTGALGFKYLGFVSTIPLAVVLVMLAIVPLLDDFSHGARSLRGPRD
- a CDS encoding BLUF domain-containing protein, with the translated sequence MTECYAYISRALPDLDPVALSKIIVHSRGFNEAHGVTGVLLYDGATFYQYIEGPANAVSDARERIEASRHHGAIQVLLDGTPRNPGAFSTWSLGYLMLDEPAHALHAFVMPADHAQLIGAFNGLAAQADVM